The following nucleotide sequence is from Pangasianodon hypophthalmus isolate fPanHyp1 chromosome 8, fPanHyp1.pri, whole genome shotgun sequence.
acaatgcagtcaggccacacaaagtgaagtgaagtgaagtgaagtggccaagtacggtgacccatactcggaatttgtgctctgcatttaacccatccaagtgcacacacacagtagtgaacacacacaccgtgaacacacacctggagcagtgggcagcctattttgctgcggcgcccagggagcagttgggggttcggtgccttgcttaAGGAtttcacctcagtcgtggtattgagggtgggagagagcgctggtcattcactcccccacctacaatccctgcaggacccgagactcgaacccacgaccttcaggttcacctttgggttgcaagtctgactctccatccattaggccacgactgccccgtgaagtttggaggtctgtagctattgactctgcagaaagttggcgacttctgcgcactgtgagCCTCAGCATGcactgaccccgctctgtgattttacgtggcctaccactttgtggctgagttgctgttgttcccaattgcttccactttgttataacaccactaacagttgaccgtggaatatttagtagtgaggaaatttcacgaatggacttattgcacagttGGCATCCttatcacggtaccacgctttTGAATTCAccgagctcctgagagcgacccattctctcacaaatgtttgtagaagcagtctgcatgcctaggtgcttgattttatacacctgtagCCATGAAAGTGATTCGAACACCTGAAGTCAATGATTTGGAGGagtgtcccaaaacttttggcaatatagtgtacttCAGGTCATGcaggtataggaaaataatccgtGACagagtgatgtgatgaagctgagttactgtaaccggaagttgttattattattattgttattattattattaacagcacatccagtatcagtgttttattcctcttataatacCACAGCAAACTGCTAaagttgcaattttttttatttattaaagaaggacacatcgtttcatttttatccatttataattacatttaaagttggGGAACATCTGCgagacaagtcagttcctgttatcacttacattatagcagcgtaaactcctctgtcctgaagactttcctgtggtgggaaacttactgactgtaacaaagtgctgacactggagactccttccataaatgtgaaataaacatctcctatcAGAAGTCTccattaaataacacatttctttatctgtttattattagtgttagattcacaagtccttgtgaatgagctgttactatagaaaccattgTATACTAGAATATAACTTTAATGTAAATCTGAGATTTAAATCACAGCTGGAACTTtctgagctgctgctgtagaaaatgaacaaacaccttctgactgaaAACagtcgagaattcagcagctctgtggaataaaaatattgtaaaaaatgataaaactggTGTAATACTTTCTAATCCAGCTCTTGaatgtttgcatgtgtgcaGAACTTTACGTAAGGAATTCCGGGGAAAATGGCAGCTATAATCTTATGCCTTTTTCTCACAAAGTCTTGTGATAATTTCCTGCCATGCTGAGCTCATGTGCTCTCTGTTTAGCTGCAATGCAACCAGCAGAGAGCAGCACATCATAGTCAATAACACATCTGTGATTcttacctgcacacacacagcagctggtGATGTAGTTAGTCATGAAACAGCAGATCTGCAATTTCAGTAtcaatttcatatttataaatcttGCCTTGTTTTCAAATCAgcttatgtaatatataatcatCAGCTTATATAATACACAATTATCATtatgtatacttttttttaaaaactgtaacgCTGATGTTAGTTTATTGTGAAATGATAGATTTTGTACTTATTCTATGTTGACTtactgaagagaaagaaagagaatgagaatggGTGGAAAAAACCTGAGAAATACAGgaagaaagagcaaaagagaaagataacaaaaaaaaggaaggaagaaaggaaggaagatacTGTGTGAAAtaagaagacagagagaaattgAAACTaagaagggaaagaaaaataaacaaagaaatgaaGTAGAGAAAGTAATGCAGAGTAgagagtatgagagagagagagagagagagagagagggctacAGTGTGCACTATGTTTGTGCATTTTAGAGAAGATGCTCATTGGTCAGCTTTGAATTATACTGTGACAtcaccatcaaaaaaaaaaaaaaatctaaataataataataataataataataataataataataataataataataatagagttaCCCAAACCACAAATAGATTTCTTAGCTCTCTGAAAACTTCAGTGTAAATGCAGTGTAAACAAAAGCCGAAAATGATGATGAGGAGAAATAACAATACACTGCTTGTCTTGCAAACACTGTCATTATTAGATATTAATTTAAACATCATAATTAAACGAAGGCAAAAGTTAAAAGTTTTGGTGAAGGACTGTACACACAGCAGGACTAAtcagaaaaaagaggaaagtaAAAAGTGAAACAGAAACGCAGCAGAAAGGAAAAGTCATTCATCAGCTGGACATTGATCCAAAGCACAGGGCCAGCACCACCCTGGAAAAAATACCGAATGTTCTTGGCCCTGCTGAAGTCCTGATGTGAACTCTGACAAAATCAATCGCaagcgtaaaaaaaaaatcgctctTAAAACATCTTAACATTTAAACGTAATCAGAGAGCAAAATGTTCATAGATTTACTCTTACTCTTCATGCTTGTTCTTTCGATTGAGCACGATAACTATTTTTACCAAACTATTATACaatagaaggaataaaacactcagtgtcatgcttttataggaaaataatcaatgacggctTGGCGTGATGAAGtgttgtgaagtgaagtgttttattcctcttacaccacagcaatttacaatttttttatttattaaagaatgacacatcatacttttttatccatttatagtcacatttaatgttgtagaacgtctGTTAAACAAGTTCGTGTGATCagttacgttacagcagctataaacagtaaacagcactctctctttttgtcttaagacgaaaaattgcagcttgccatgttactgaAGTAGAGGCtggagctgatttctttctagtccAGACcatagattcatgcagcctatcactGACCGTCATGTCAGGTGACTACATagagtgacacgccccctagatCTGACTGGAgctaatgtatttaatttttcgCTGACTCATCCGTAACACAATCTcggcagtgattgagaaggcacATGTGCAATAGGGTCACGTATCTAAGGAACGTGAGCAATGTAGATTACGTTCTTGATTATTTTTTGCCTTTAGAAGAGAAACAAGGAGTAAATACTAGACTATCAAACTTTATCcgatcaaagtacaaattacaccaATGTTCTGAGTTCCCTGGTTTGAACAAAAGCTTTAGCTTCTCTGTTAGCTGTGCTAGTTATTTCGAAGACATGCGTCatgctgcctgtctgtctttcaatGAGTGTGTGTCCTTTCCTGTATGAGAGTAATAGTTTCTATTTCTGAGATGCTAGAAATCTCATTCTTCAtggtttttatattaataattataatggcGAGTTACTGACAGTAGAATGTATGCTGCAACTCGGAACAGGGAAGTCTGAACTCGAAAGTACACCATTTCTGACctcatgaaaaaaacatgatgcctccatgtttgtcttttgttagctcCAGGCTAGCTAACTGTAATgcgtgatgtatatttacctcctcaaaacagctgTATAATCAgcattacagatttaacaagtgaatttGTCCATAcattgattgatctaaagtagATACTTGTATACACAGTATAACTCGTTTAAAGggaagaagtgctactttgagcagccattttgatttgctgaactcggggttgagcaGACCATCCCGAGTTGAGGGGCGTTCTCTTTGGTTTGTAGCTGGAGTTATGAcctttagtcgaatgcagcattattttTGCCCTCTCATTCAATATCATAACCAGCTGTCACCGATAATGCTTAAACATTAAATCACATCTACACCGGTGCATAAAAAAGCTGCTGACATCCATGTAATTTTAAGAcgtatatgtttatataaaatgaacTGATTTTGTAACGCACAACTGCAACGTAAGCTCCTTTggcaaaaaatggaaaaaaaaaaaaaagaaaaaaccagCAGCGCAATCATGTACACTGTCAATGCACTGTTACAGTACTAGTAATGGAAGACACTGGATGCAAAACATCAGCAATGTAATGACACACACCCTCTCCTTCACACTtgtgccctctctctctctctctctctctctcacacacacacacacacacacacacacgtcatgtCTCTCACAGATGAGCTGGATGATTCTTTAACAGGCTGATGAAGTCTGTAACGGGACGACCCTCATAGCATATCTCATACACTGCATTAAACAACGGGAATCTGTGAcaggacagggagagagagagggagagagagagggagagagagagagagagagagagagagagagagagagagagagaggaagtgttATAGAACAAGGCTGGAAAATAGTGCTCAGTGTGGATTATATGAAAAATAGTGACTttaatgtgaagtgtgtgtgtgtgtgtgtgtgtgtgtgacaagtGTGTCTCACTTGTCCagaaggtttttgtttttgaggatAACGTGGACCTCAGCAGCTGTGGCTGGACCCTGCAGCTTCTGACCATTCAACATCTCcttctccagctcctccagagactaagacacacacacacacacacacacacacacaggagaacaGTATTCTATAGATTAATTCTATTAATTAAATGTGGTATAAACACTCTGTTGATTATAATATATATCATAATGTGGTATAAACACTCTGTTGATTataatatatatcatataacattacatattatatatatatatataatatcacaCCTCATTATGTTTGATTTCTtacttgtaccacagcaattactgaattctcgattctgactgATCTACAGCAGTTGAtcgattttctataacagcagctctgacagtagtgcagctgcagccCACAGGTTTACAGAACtgggcaaaagtcttaggcaccctatttttttagtacaaactttgttatagatttttattttatgacttctacattattgattaagtccaaaaacattttagattccaaacattagtttttcaggacaaattaaatgttacagaatatgtttgtatgtcagtaaagaaagcagcagattccataagagacacttttcagataaaaacataatgaaggctgctgggtttcgctgcagaaataagaagcgagtcgacagtcaaagtctccagaagaactgtggctgcttctgcaagatgctcagtaacacttccagctcatttccttataaaactgcacacactgtacctgagatactgttttttttaaagcaaaaggtcatcacaccaaatattgactttattactgtttactgctctttatagtattttttttaatgtagaaaaatttagtttcattatttttgaaggcatctttgctctacagcatttctctgcatgtgcacagtactgtatattaatgcgctcgttctgaagTTATCCTTtgtacagtaacagctcattcacagggacgaacacagcagatgctccacataatcagatgaaaaaaataaacgtgtgtaattgttgatttgaACTGATGGTTTGATATGATATGGTGCAGCTTTTTGTGAAGAGACACttattcagcatttttggaaggagcctccagtgtcagtgctttttaacagtcagagttaaagctgtaactttaagttttctgacatcttcaggagaTAGGAGTTTACGCTTgatgttttctctgtaacatgacaagttgtgtaTTTTTGGCTcataaacttcaagagagaggaaaaaaaaagtgagactgatgagggaatgattccttaaagctgctataacgtaagtgagaacaggaactaacttgttttgtggacgctCCACAACTTCAGATATAAGACTCTAAAtaagataaaaagtatgtgttgttctttaataaataaaaattgctgtggtagaagacgaataaaacacttcaggaagtgccgttataggaaagaaatcaacttcaggttggtAACTGGAATTCTGCTTCATCCCACCACACcattgttgattagtttcctataacagcatgactcacaaagtgttttagtcctttcttagttgtttattttgagTGTGTAGCTACTTAATGAAAGCACAGCATTACTCTTAGCATGAAGTTCACAATGTATCCTTGTAGTTTTCTCTACAGTATCAGCTGTCCCCAGTCTACACGTCCTTAGTAATTGTATGAATACTGTATTGCATTATTCATACGATTGCTGACTAATCTGGCGGATTTGCAGTCCTGATGAGTAGTTAACACATCCTGATGCTTCTGATGTTCCTCAGACCCTGTTCTCTCACCCTCCGGGTCTTGGCGAAGGCCTCGGCTACGCGGCGGTTGCGTCCTCCGTAGCATGTTGTGATGAGATCAGCGACGCCGCAGCTCTCCAGGAAGGTTTCTGAGGAAACAGGACCGGTGGAGCAGAAAAGTCGCGCAAATGCGATCATCTCCATCAGGCCGAGTCTAATCACAGCCGCCTTCGTGTTGTCACCAAAACCCAAGCCATCACAGAATCCTGCGCCCACTGCCACGATATTCTGCAGAACACAGGAACAAGGTGTGAATTTTAATACTGTTATTTGCATCAACACacgtgaaaaaataaaagatcagGAATgattgaaataattaaaattgaGGCATTGAGTAGCTGACTGATTAAATCCTTAGGCTAGTGATTGGAAGAATGTGAGTTCAGATCCCAGGAATGATCAGAAAGCTGCCGCTGGGCCTTTTAGAAAGGCACGTTATCCATCAACTGCTCATCTGTATGCTTGGACTGTGTTCTCTCTGGATTTAAATGTATTCTGGCTAAGGCGTTACACTCAGTCAGTTGGCAGACGTTCTTATTAAAAGCAACTTGCAAAATCTGCCAAAgtgaacaaatgtaaatgtaaattattgtgAGTGTTTCAGTAATGTGTTGAGAAATGCTGTCAGCAGGCCACAGCACATTATAGTAAAATTACAGTCCATACACAGCTATTTTAAAACTCTAAGACTAAACATCAAGGCAGATTTCAATATCAGGAGAGGactaaaaatgctttttaaataaagcttccTTCATTTGATCAGCCTGGTCAAATTTTATGtctgtattaataaataaatgatgaaatacaAAAAGTTCCTGGTATCTGATCCTGACGTTCGAACCCAAATCTATGATCTACTGTAGCTTTGACACTCACCTCAGTAGAGAGTGAGAAATGGGGAGTTGTGGGTCTAATTGCTTAACTGTGGAAGTGTCTGTAACAACACCATCACACAGTTAAATTACTCCATTTAACCACGCTAGCTCGTTCCTTCCGCCTTTTACGAACAGACAGTAAGAGCCAAATACATCTCCTTCATGGCTACAATGATCAATCCAGttccttttgtttctttgtttcgtAGGAAGTTATCCGTACAGAAGTGGCCaggctactgaagaaaaatatcAGAATGCCTTTCAATTATAAACgtaaaagaaagaggaaagagaaactATTGGACAGTGCAAAGCTCTCATGATTAGAtctttttttatacatctgCTGCTTCTGGTCCCTCGACAGAGAACATACGGTCCTAACTCATTTAGTAAAGTCTAATGTTTGGTATTTTTAACATACCTAATAGTTAATTAGCTTACAGCTGcaatttatgaaatattaatctGCCTTGTTGTAGTGTATTTAAATGTCGCTATTTGCTTAGCTTGTTCAGGACTAGTATTGTAGCAGCTATCATTTTTTGTATGCTAAttaaagtgatttatttaaaatttaaaaaatttatttttgtattattgtgttctttttatacctatttttccccccaatttggtcacctgccgaGCTACAtcctttcaaactgctgctcatgctacgtcACGGGGCAGAGTAACACACTTAGAgcaaagcgctatctaccctcttccacatacatgagctcagagatgcccacgattggctagtgtctctgtgattggcaggggagagagagtatgcccctcctaCCAAGAGAGCACAGACAGTTTTGCTCCCCAGACTctcagccatggatggctgcGGCATTCTCTGGGGATTCTCTGCACGAAAGGGCGAATGTTTTTCTGTTACGCCGCTCTGGAGCGTAATATTGTGTTCCTCAAGATCGGTTAGTTTTAGCCAAAAGGAACTGATGGTAAGGTCACAGTGCTTCATACCATTAATATTGTGACATTAATGTGTCACAAATGCCCTGTCTCAGCTGCATGTCATGTTTCTCAGCGCACTGATTTCATGGTTTGTTTTAAATTCACGTCGTGTCCTTTTGTTTCTATTCTAGTCCGTTTCCACCCCATCCGTTCATCAGTGTTTCCTGATTGTGTCCAGGTATTCACTGCTAAGTCCTTGATTAGTTTTCTTGATTATATACcctgttttgttttagtttcaCGGCAAAGTCTTGAGTACTCTGCGCTCACTAAGTCCAAGCTGCGTTTCTGAGTTTTGCAGatctttttatttcctgttttttctgGTCATGGCCAATGATTATCCTTGCTGGTTTTCGCCTGCCTTTGCCCTGGATTCCTGACAGTGATTCATGGATTAGCCataataaacaacacactgaGTTTACACACTCACGTCCTGCTTTCAATAACCACACGTTACATTATCACTGAGTTTTGTATTAATCTGCAGAAAACTGGCTCAGTGACAAAATAGTGCAGAGGCTGCAAatgctattgtgtgtgtgtgtgtgcgtgtgtgtgtgtgagacttgtTGCTTAGTAGCCATGCTTGTTTTCCACTTTGCTGTGATAGTGTTGGATATAAAGCAGATGTACACAGCCATAACAGCGCTACCAGTTTACTGATTGTGCATGAAATACTGAGGGTGAGGGAGTATGTGCATACAAATTCTTTATTTGGAAAGGCGACGTGAGTACGGCGCATATGTAACGCTTACACGGGGAAACATCGTGACAAAGTTCCACCACTGGTGCAACGGCGAGAGAAAACAACGCCAAGAGGACGGACTGAGTGAGTCAGGTGAGCGAGCAGCTAACCTTCAGAGCTCCACAGATCTCCACCACGTCCGCTTCCTCCACTACTGTGACCCGGAAGTGATCTGTCTGCATCAGCTCCTTCAGTAAAGCTCCATGGGTCTTGTCCTTAgagcctaacacacacacacacacacacacagagagagagacaagcaacgctatattattacagtataatacTTTATCTGGAGTTTCTGAATGGCAGGCTGCTTAATGAATTACAGTCATTTATATTGTTTGGATAATGATTTGCAGATATTTTGGCACCCTCTGATCtggttgtttgtgtgtcttaCACTAttccatatataatatatatggaAAAGTACCCATGTAATGAAAATTGGTGtcttaaagattaaaaattttTTGTATAGATACACATCCTtattatacagtacagtgtgtccTTTTCCTGAAGTTAGtacaagtatttaaaaaaactactgGTGATTTGGGGTTGTGTACCATACTTGCATCCAATCAAATgttctctctgtccctttcccaaaaataaacataaattatgAATAGGTTTGGGTGGAAAGTGCTTTCttcctgagagagaaaaaagagaggctggtgagggaacatctgtttatagctgctataatgcaagtgagaacaggaactaacttgttttgcagacgttccacaacattaaatgtatctataaatggataaaaagtatatgtagttctgtaataaataaaattgataaTTGTTttctaattgctgtggtataagcagaataaaacacttgctgttataggaaattaatcagcttcgggatgataacagtaactccgcttcatcacaccactctgctGTTGAtctttttcctataacagcatgccacgaagtgttttattcctgacttatATGAAAGTGAGGGAAATGGGTTCCATCTTACCGATGGTAGTCTCACAGAATTTCTCGTCTGCCACTTCGTTAGCGATGTTTGCTCCCATTAGCACGCTCACGCTAATGCCTAACTTCTCCCGAATCACCTCCGAGATCAGCTTCAGCCCATCAGGACCCTCATCCACCccctacacacatgcacacacacacacacacacacacgctgtgtcATATGCTTTAAACACAGACATCTTGTGATCTTAGAATTAAGTGTTCTCCTTTTCTGTGCTCACACTGCTGagtgtgagaaacacacacacacgtgataACAATTTTCAGCTACCAAGAGTCAGTGAGAAATGCATGCTCAGCAGAAAAGGgtaaaaaaacaatgaaaagcaAAGTCATAGGTTCATAACCTATGAACCTATGTCACTATATACAAGTCACTACATACAGTGACTtgtatacacagtgtgtgtctgtgtctgtgtgaagtaagtgatgtgtgtgtgtgtgtgtgtgtgtgtgagagtgaatgtGAGACCTTGATAAGTGACATTCCCAAAGCGTCTTGTTTAATCTTTCCTCGTATTGTGTCACACACTCGGCTGATAAACTGATGAGGGATCACAAAGAGCAGAATGTCCGCACCGCTGACAGCCTCGATGAGATCCGCCACCGctacctgagagagagagagagaaagacagagagagatagagaacgagagagacacacacacacaaacatacaggacacagatacagacagagagagatggagagagacagagaaaaaaaggatgagaatgagaggagacATTTCTATCATTTCCATCATAGCAGTATGTTTACCTGGTTTGGCCAGGAATATCAGTCTTTCTTCTGGCAGtataaggaaagaaaaaaggaaaaaaggcagagagacagagagagagagataatggaGAGTCTGAGATTTAGATAATCAGAAGTCTTCtgatcagtggtgtgtgtgtgtgtgtgtgtggtgagtttGCACCTCGTCACTCGTCACTCACCACGTTCTCCGGCAGTCTGCGTCCTGGCAGGTATTTAACGTTCTCGTGCTCTGTGTTAATGATCTCTGTGAGCTTCCGCCCGTCCACCATCTCCTCAAACACCCACATCCTCACTGCAGAGTCAAACTTCGGGTTCCGTCCTGCGTTCAGCCCGACGATCTTAGCAATGGCAGAACCCCTGAAAGAGAAggcaagagaaagacagagatttAAATTTGTGTACATTGTGTCTCAATgtctgaaggaggcgtggcatcGGCGTCTGTCGGTCtcgtgaaggaggcgtggctttcatgcacctgtcagtcccagtgaaagacGTGTGGCCCtagtgtctgtcagtcccagtaaaaaaggcatggctttttttttgtagctattAGTCCCACTGAAGAAGGTGTGGCTTTTCTgcacctgtcagtcccagtgaattAGGCGTGGCCTCAATGTCTGTCAGTCCAGGTAAGAGAGGCTTGGCTTTTCTGCAactgtcagtgtcagtgaaggaTTTGGGGCTTTTCAGAGTCTGTcagtaccagtgaaggaggtgtggcctctgtgcctatcaGTCTCGATGAAGCAGGCGTGGCCACTGTGCCAGTcagtaccagtgaaggaggtgtggcctctgtgcctatcagtttcgatgaaggaggcgtggccactaTGCCTATCAgtaacagtgaaggaggtgtggcttttcTGTGGCTGTcagtcagtgaaggaggcgtagCAATTTTGCATCATAACACAAGCTGCTCATACCTTTTTTAATTTGGCCTTTTCAACTACAACTGGACCTTACAATGCTCCCCTGAACAAAATCAGCCTTACCCATGACCAGTGTATCAGTTAAAAGTGTCTTATTTGAGTCCTCGATCCTTGATCATGCAGTGAGCAGTGAACTGGGTTTTGAACAAAGGGCATTTAAAGGTGACCTGGTTAGGTGTTGTTCCATCTGAGTAGAATAAAATTACACCTAACAACCTTTCGTGCCAGAATTTATTATAAACTACCAGAGTACATTGAACACAACACTTCATCATATTCATGCCATCCTTCAGCAGGTTGAAATATCTCAGTGAACAAGCTGCATTGCATAAACAATTCAAtgaatttctgtaaaactgtaacCTTTAGCTAGTTGTTGCTATTCAgtaattttccatttcttttagTATAAGTTTAACTTCTGCTGAGTTACATTTCTCGGGCTTCAGATCCTATAGACATATGACAGGTGACTGGCTGTAAACATGGGAACAAGTTAGACATGGTGGACTTGACCATGTGCTTcacttgtgtttgtgtctccCTGCACATTGCTTTGAGGCAGTGAACCAGCTGCAGCCAAACAGTTCATGGCCACCACCATAGCCACCTGTTGTGTGCTGCTAATGATAACGTGAGCTCCAGAATCGGAAAATATCTCCGCACTGAACATGGTGTGTGCCTAGTATAGTTTCCattccttatttaatttattcagatGTTTTTCACAACTTTCCTTCATTATCCTTCACCAAAAGTAACACAAATGGTCAGAAATGTATGTTAAGATATTACTAGTGAAACAATAATGAATAGAAATGTTATTTCCACTTGCCTCTTATTGTTAGACTTAAATTTTGCAAACCTTTCAGAGAAGttatttctctttcactctttggGTGTGTCTTTGTTTCAGTAATAGATATCCCTGAACACTTTAATATCTGTTTATAGATTTAATATCTGTCTCCAGTTCTGTGCAAAGTCCAGATGTTTTGTTGATTCCTGCTGCACAGCACACACTGCTTGAGGGTTCGAGCCTGTTTGGACTTTTCCtgtctttaataaaacaataaaataaatatgttgaCAGTTTAAAGTCATTAAACAACTGtacagaagacacacacacacacacacacattctaccATGCAGGGTTTATATTTCAACCTATCAAAAGGATTTATGGCACATAATTGGACAAAGCTTTACACTATATGAATCTTTCTCAGTTTatgatacacactaaaggtacaaaaggtgtacacTGACATGCATTGACATGCAATGGTACGTGCAATTTAGTACCTTTTTTGaccataataatattataatatataatattaaatcttAGACTTAATTGCTATAATATTTGGGGCTTtttttattgggaaaaaaaacatttaatgaaaaaaaagagtttttttcccctccctttaaaccagaaaacaatgggggtgaaaacttttg
It contains:
- the gpd1a gene encoding glycerol-3-phosphate dehydrogenase 1a, which encodes MATPKRVCIVGSGNWGSAIAKIVGLNAGRNPKFDSAVRMWVFEEMVDGRKLTEIINTEHENVKYLPGRRLPENVVAVADLIEAVSGADILLFVIPHQFISRVCDTIRGKIKQDALGMSLIKGVDEGPDGLKLISEVIREKLGISVSVLMGANIANEVADEKFCETTIGSKDKTHGALLKELMQTDHFRVTVVEEADVVEICGALKNIVAVGAGFCDGLGFGDNTKAAVIRLGLMEMIAFARLFCSTGPVSSETFLESCGVADLITTCYGGRNRRVAEAFAKTRRSLEELEKEMLNGQKLQGPATAAEVHVILKNKNLLDKFPLFNAVYEICYEGRPVTDFISLLKNHPAHL